In the Orcinus orca chromosome 19, mOrcOrc1.1, whole genome shotgun sequence genome, GAGTTTGTTCCAGTTGAGGGTCTGGGAGACCTTCAGAAGGAATATGAAGCACCTGAGTTGGGTCTtgggtaggattttttttttttttttggctgcgttgggtctttgttgctgcgcgccggctttctctagttgcggagagcaggggctactctttgttgcggtggcttcttttgttgtggagcacaccCCCTAGagtgggcgggcttcagtagttgtggtgcatgggcttagttgctccgtggcatgtgggatcttcccggaccagggattgaacccgtgtcccctaagctggcaggcggattcttaaccactgtgccaccagggaggtcccttggGTGGGATTTTGATGTGATCTGAGGGCAGCCTGTTGAATTCAAATCCAGCCCCCATGGCTTGAAAAGTGggcagcctgggcttccctggtggcgcagtggttgagagtccgcctgccgatgcagggtacatgggttcgtgccccggtccgggaagatcccacatgccgcggagcggctaggcccgtgagccatggccgctgagcctgcacgtccggagcctgtgctccgcagcgggagaggccacaacagtgagaggcccacgtaccgcaaaaaaaacaaaaaacaaaacacacaaaaaagtgggCAGCCTTAGGCTAATCGACTTCTCATCACGGTTTCTTCATTAGTGAATTCAGTAtaataatgaatgaatattgtCTCCTTAAAAGATTCACCGCAGGTCCATACGAGACCTGTGATGGGGTAAAAACTATTAATGAGGAAGTGTTCTCTTTAGGGTTGTAAGGATGAGTGAAAATGATGCTGGGATGCCCAGCACCGGGCCTGGGGCAGTTGTCAGTCCTGTTAGCCTGGttattagcagaagaaaagaggacAAAGGGTGCTCCTGGCCAGGGGAGAAGGatgtgggcaggtgggcaggtgccAGGAGTTTGGGGGTGTGGCTGGAACCTGGTGCTCAAACTGGTGCCTTGGCAGCACCTGGGGGCTTTTGGAAAATGTCTGTCCCAGATCTGCccaatcagaatctgcattttcacaagattTCCCAGGTGACGTGTATGCACGTTGCAGTACGTGAAGCAGGGAGCTTGAACATGGGACGAGGGGTGCTGGGCAATGCAGGCGAAGTGTGGGAGCAGACTGGGGAGGGTGGTGCCCACCCTGGCAAGGAGCCTGGAGAAATGATGGATGGGTGGAGGGGgcgaggagagagagggagagattcttttaatatgtattttataaattacatttacATGTACAAATTTTCTTTGCCAAGTGGAGGGGAGGTAGTGGACATTTTGAGGAGGGGGGCTGGTCCCAGCAGTCTCTCTGTCATTTGGAAGGTCTCTGGGTCCTGACCCTTGGCAGGTAGAGAACGTGGATGTGGGGGGCCCAGCTaatccactgcagggggtgggggttgtgcAGAGAATTGAAGAGCGGGCAGAAGTGTGGcttcagggggtggggggattcctggggaggccaggcttCCTGGCTCAGAGTCTCATAGCACATCTCCGAGGAGCCATCGGGAGAGCCTCAGCTCTGGTTCCCGGTCTTCGGCCTCCCCCAGGTTCTCCTGACTTGGCACGGGGTTCCGGCAGCAAGGGCGGCCAGAGAATTCTGCCTTCCGAGCTAAAACAGCGAGCCTGCTAACAcgcagaataaagaacaaagccAAAGAGTCGGCCCCGCGGAGAGGGTCGTGCCCTCACCGGCCGCGAGGCCTCTGAGCCATGGAGTTGAAGGAGGTCCATGGTGGCCCGAGATGCGTGAAAGGAGCATTCATCTGGGTAGACGATTACCGACAAAAACAGAAATCCGTCTCGGTATTTTAGTTTTCCTTAGACATGAAAGAGGAGTTAAAGACAAATCAGACAGGACCTTCTGAGGCTGTTCCCTTGCTTTGATGCTTTGCCCCTCCCCACGATGCCTGGTTCCCGGCCCCAGCCCAGCTGCAGGGGCAGGGTGGAGGCGTGCTTACTCCCCTGGCCTCAGTTCTTTCACTGTGCAGGCCAGAGGGTCCAATTAGGTGTCCTTGTCAGCCCTTTTGGTGTTAAATTGTATGATTCGGTGAACAAAATGGGCTGGGATTGACCACCGTCACCCCCTCCGTGATGGGGAGGTTTCCCAACCACCAGAAACAGTCGAGGCACGTGTGACTTCTGACTCCACACACCAGAAACGGCTGAGGCACGCGTGTAAATCCCACAGCTGGGGTTAGCCGGGGTGATGCCTCTGACGGTGAGAAACCAGTGGGATTTGTCTGTTTTAAGCCCAAGCACTGCCCCCTAGTGGGCTCACTGGGAACCCCCAGTGGACAGCTCTTTCTGGAAGGACTATCTCAATCCTGTACAAAGAGGGTCCGGTCCAGAGCTTTTTGGAGAGACATGGGGCTGGCTTCGATGACAATAAATGCCCTGTGCGGCGGGGCGCCACCCCCCGCAACACCAGATGCTCGAGGACACGCTCTTCCGCCCCCTGGTGGCCAGAGAGCGACATGTCAGCGCCTGCCTGCCCACCGGGCCCCACAGTGCAGGCTGGGGCAAAGTCCCTGGACAGCGGACCCCCCAGATTCATTCGGGATTTTGCTCATTGTCCTAACAGGGCCGAGACACGACCATCTGCAGAGCTCAGGGTTGAGGGGTCTCCTTCCTGGGAGGCGTGGGGGGCCAGGCAGAGCCATGCTCAGCAGCAGCAGGTGGCCTGGTGCTCCAACGCCAGCCCGGCCCCAGGGCATGTGCGTGAGGGTGTGCGAGTCTGTGCGTATAAGTCTGTGAGTGTGCTGAGAGTGTGAATGCCAGGTGTGggcatgcatgtgtgcatgtgagcGTATGTATATGCACGTGAGTGCACCAGAGTACACGTGAGTGTGTTGAGTGTGCGAGTGTAAACACAAGAGAGTGTGGGTCTGAGTGTGTGTAAGTGTACCGAGTGTCTTGAGTGTGTACagagtgtgtttgtgtatgaatgtgtattgagtgtgtatgtgcgtgtgtgagGGCACTTGTATATGTGCATGGATGTGCACCGGggtttgtgagtatgtatgttgagcttgtgtgactgtgtgtgtgagtgtgagtgtgtgatcGCCGTCCCAGGAAGAGTGGCAGCTGAAGCACTTAGTGGGTCAGCTTGGTGGGTCGGGCAAGCACTGCAGGCTTGTTTCCCTGCAGGGCCCTTCCAACCCGTGTCCTCCCCGTGTGTCTCCCCAGCAGGGCTCAGCGGGAAGATGGGCCCCCGTGGGCTGGGACTCGCGCTGGCGTGCTGCCTGCTGCTGGCCTTTGCCTGTGGCCCGGTGCTGGGCCGCGTGCCCCGTGGGCAGCtcgaacagcagcagcagcaggggacCAGGGAGCCACCGCTGGACCACGCTGAGAGGTGAGGCTGTGCGGTGTGGATGCAGGAGCGCTGGCTCAGCAGCGGGGATGAGCCTGGGGGTCAGGTGCCCCAGGGGGCTCTTTGGCAGCTAGAGGGGAAGGAGCAGAGGCCAAGGCTGAGGAGCCGGTGCTGGGGGACAGAGGCGCCATTTCTCCTGTCAGTGACCCGGGCCTGTTATCTGAAACTGCGGACAGTAACCCAGCCTCATTCCAACCCCAGAGGAATGTGGGTCTGTGTGAGGTGCTGCAGCCACATCCTTAAAAGAAGAACACACCACAACCCCAACCCCCAGCTCTCGGTTTCTTTGCGTCCTTGCCTGTCCTTTGAGAATATCTTCTAGGGTTCTAAGTACCACCTGGAAGTAGGAGACAGGGACGATGCTGGGCTGAGAGCTGATCTCCACCACCCTGATGTCTGATCACATTGCAAGATGGGGGATGGTGGCTGAAGACTGGCACAAGAAGTGGTGGCTTTCCTTGAAAAGTTATGAATTTCTTCCGAATGGCACTGTCTTCATATATATGACCTTCGATGATATATAGACTCCAGGCTATTTGGGATATTTTGTAGGGATGCATAAAATGCTTGGGATTACTCATGAAAATGTCATTCATCAAACGTGAGGTCCTAGACACCTGATGCTGACTTTGAGTTTCTTTATCACTTTGAGCTTTGGGCTGACGTGATACCTGAGGCTTCGGGCTGTCTTGGAGTACAATGGAATTGCATAGGATTTGGGGCAAAGTAACATcattcttcttctttgtcttttcttctccttctcttcttcctccttcttttcattcaacaaacattgattgAGGGCTGTTATTGGTCTGGCCATcctctaggcactggggacacacatGTGAATGACACAGTCACTGGCCTCCAGGAACTCCAAGGCTATGGGGGGACAGACACACACGATCCAGTTCAGTGTGTCCACGGTGTAGATGCGCGGAgcgggggcaggggttggggaaggCTAGGAGGAGGAGTGACTGGGTCTTGAGGACACCTGAGGGGCATCCCAGGCACAGGAGGGGAAAGCCGCCTGGCAGCCAGGATGGCACGTGCGAAGTGTGGCCATTCCAGTGTGTGGCAGTGTAAGGGCTGGTAGGTCGTTTGGGTAGGGTGGTTGGATGCCGGAGGGTGGAGGATGGGAGGGCAGATGAACCTGGTGGGAAGGGGTCTCTTTGGAACTTCATCTACAGGGGAGTCATGGAGAGGTTTAAATTTCATGGTACCCTAGAAAGAATGCTGGAGGGTGGCAGAACAGCGGATGAATTGGCAAGGGAGAGATGAATTCCAGGAGGGCATTCCGAACAGCAGTGGTCCCTAGAGGTGAGGAGAGCCGAGGGCCCAGCTCCTGGAGGTACTTTGATGGTGGGGTGGGCTGACTCCTCAGGACTCCATGATCCTCAGAATGGATTGGTGAGGCCAGAGAAGCATCTGCAATGAGGCTGAGCGTTCCATTCTGGGTGACTGgcgatgctgctgctgctgtgaacAGGGTTTGGAAAGAGAAGATTCTAGGGATGAGCGGCAGTGATGGGCCATCAGTTTGGGACACATCTCGTGTGTGGGGCTTGTTGAATCTCTAAATGGAGACTTCTGGTGAGAGGTGGGCGGGGGTCCATCTGGGAGTCTAGGGCTTGTAGGTGGCTGAGTTTAGGGTGTATAGATCCATCTCCTGGATTGTCTGTGGTCTGAATATGGGAGCAGAGGGAGACAAAGAGCTGACCCTTCAAGACGGACTGTGCCACCTCCAAGGTGGCCGCGTCACAGCCAAAGAGCTGCGAGCAGATAGCACGGTGCGGTGCAGTGTGACGCCTCGAGGTAGCAGCATGGAGCTGTCGCTGccgctgccccccgccccccaggagcAGATCTGGTTGAGCCCTCTCATTTGCAAACGAGTCAGCTTAACATAGCAGCTTCTAGAATCCTAGATACATGAAGGGGATGTCCAGTCACTCCACTGGCATGTCACGTGCCAGATTTCTCCCATGTAGCCTCTATCTTGCCAAGCTCCTCAAATTATTGCCGTTCTTGTTATATCGTTGTTTCCACGACTGTCATTGCTGTCAACAGAGGGCAGGGGGCTCTTTCTGAACCTTCACTAAAAGCCTCAGAATTTGCCAAGAGCCAACGCAGTCTCTGTGGAGGGAAAATTAACACAGCCTCACACATCCAGGTGAGAGAAGGCGAGACAGGTACCCTAGGCCCTATGGTGGCAGAAGAGAGAAGAGTTCCTGGCTCTGAGAGCTCTTGGCTTTCACGGTGATGTCTTTACTCCcttagagaggaagaaaagcatgAAAAATACAGCTCCAGGCAGGAAGAGGAGCCCCCCGCATCCCGGTGCTTTCGCTGCTGTGACCCTGGTACTCCCATGTACCAGGCCATCCCGGTGCCACAGATCAACATCACCATCCTGAAAGGTCAGGCACAGAGACCAGCAGGGGGGGACCgtcccctggggagggggcactgcTCCATCCTGATTGGAGGGCAGGGCAGAAGATGGAGTtagggaggggtgggcaggagaAGAATGGCTCCTCAGGGCACCGAGCAGAGGCATGCTGTCATCTAGCGGGGAGAAGGAAATTCCGTTCCTGAGGCTCTGGCCCCTTTCCAAgaggaggggttggggagggatccACAGGGGAAGGAGCCTCAGGGCAGCTCGGGGTCTCACCCCACCTGCCTTTGCACCGCAAGCCTCAGCTTCACGGTCCTGTGAGCAGCAGATAACCTTGCACAGCCTGGGACGATTGAATCGGGAAGCCAAGCGGCCCGGGTCCCAGATCCTCAGGCCCAGCCCCTGCGTCTGTAGGTCATTTGTTCGGAGGGAGCCGTGGGTTCCGCTGCTGCTCCTGTTGCTATTGGATAAACGCATACGTTCCCTTTTCTTCGCCAGGActttcaagaaggaaaaaaaaaacgattGCTTCCGGATGAAAATAGAATAATCCTTGAGGTTGCTTGACGCCACGTGTTTTCCCGTCCCATTTAGGTGAGAAGGGCGACCGAGGAGATCGGGGCGTGCAAGGCAAATATGGCAAAACAGGCTCCGTGGGCGCCAGGGGCCACGCGGGACCCAAAGGGCAGAAAGGGTCCATGGGGGCCCCTGGGGACCGGTGCAAGAACCACTACGCTGCCTTTTCGGTGGGCCGGAAGAAGCCCCTGCACAGCAACGACTACTACCAGACGGTGATTTTCGACACGGAGTTCGTGAACCTCTACGGCCACTTCAACATGTTCACGGGAAAATTCTACTGCTATGTGCCCGGCATCTACTTCTTCAGCCTCAATGTGCACACCTGGAACCAGAAGGAGACATACCTGCACATCATGAAGAACGGGGAGGAGGTGGTGATCCTGTACGCCCAGGTGAGCGACCGCAGCATCATGCAGAGCCAGAGCCTGATGCTGGAGCTTCAGGACCAAGACGAGGTGTGGGTGCGCCTCTTCAAGGGCGAGCGCGAGAACGCCATCTTCAGCGATGAGTTTGACACCTACATCACCTTCAGTGGCTACCTGGTCAAGCCCGCCACCGAGCCCTAGCCGCCCGCTAGGGCTAACCTCCATCGCCACAGGCTAACCTCCCGTTGTCCCCGTGCCCCGCCCTGCTCCGCcggaccccctcccccacccgggTTTCCCCGGCCCACACGTCCCCAGCTTTGGCATTCGACATGACGCCCCCTCGCGGGAGTGGGAAGCAACATCGGCTGTGTGGTCCCAGGCCCTGCCGTGTCCGCACATGAAATCACCAGGCGGGTGCCCACGAGAGCTCCCCTCTGTGTGCACGTCCTTGAGTGACCCCTGCACGTGTGCCACGACGCGCCAGGGTGTCCCAGAGTAAGCCACCCTTGCTCCCATTGCTGGGAATAATTAAGCCAATTCTAAAGGTTGTGAAAGGAGCAAAGTAAACCATGGAAAAGAAAGGGaggcattattatttttgcctttctGCCAGCCTCGCTGGCTCCAGGCAGGAGGGCTGTCTCCCCTCGAGGCTGCCGGAGACTTCCTGTAAGAGAAGATCTAAAGTAGATGCCAAGGGTgacaggggaagggggtggggggcgtggggaCCAGAAAACCATGTCTGGCTTAATATTTTAGGCCACGTAGGAACCTTCTTGGGGGACAGCTGGACTGACGTCCACATCCCGTGGACATTCCTGTGGCCTTGCCCGAGGGCTCAGCTGGTCTTTCTGAGCCACAACGGCGAGGGGGTTCGAACTGGGCAGCAAGGGTCAGCTCCTCAGAGGGACAGCCAAGCCCTCGGCCGTGGCCTCTGCGTTGGTGAGCAGCCTGCCCGCCGGAACCCGCAGGCTCCTGGCGGCAGATGGCCCCTGGCAGCCAAGCTCAGTACAACCCAGCAGAGCCGTGCATCCTGGCATGGCTCtacccactcccccaccccacccttgcgTCCTAGACGGGGCCCCCACGCCTGTCACACTGGCATTGGCTTTCTGTCCCTCCTCTCCAACGGGTCAGCTGTGGAAGGAACCAGGGCCTTTGATTTTGCAGCAGCTGTCATGGTTACACAACTTCAATAGACCCGCCTCACCCACCGTCTCAGAGTCCTGCTTCCCAGAGAGTTCACCATTCAGCGCCCCAGCACCCTCCCCTGGGGCCTCTTTGACCAGCAGCCTAAGAGCAATGCAGGAGGGGGCTTTCCTGGGCCCCAGAGCAGGGGGGAGCTGGAAGGGACCGGAAAGCTCCCCCCTGCCTGTCTCAGGGGCTCCTGCATGGCTCAGCGTCTGAGGGGGTAGAGAGGGCACGTCCCAACCACCGGGGTCAGACCTCTGCTCtgagggggttggggggatgcCTGGAGTGGGGCGCTGCCTGGATTGGTGCTGTGGCCCGTGGCTGACTTTGGCCCGGCAGCCCTTCCCCACTTCTCTGCATCAACGCCCGGGGCCAGGGTCACCCCGTCTGCTTGGGCCCTGAGCCCCTCCAGGAGCCTTCCTTCCCACTGCCTGCCTGCTAAGCCCTGATTGACCAatccctctgccctccctgagCCTGGCCATTGGGTCTGGGGTCTGCACATCCTTCCCTCTGAAGGACTTCTGCTGGTCAGACTTTAATAACTGTGTATACGTGTgggagggctggggagcagggcgCCCGCCTCCTGCTTTGTGCTGCCCCAGTGCTCTTCCAGAAAACATTAAACGTGGAATTGTGTGTTTCAGCATCGTGGCCTCCTCAGTTTGGGTGTTGAACCAAATCCTCCTCCGTTctatccaccccaccccaccgccgGAACCCCGCCTACTGCCTGTTGGAGGCCTGGGGGCCCTCAGCTTGGTACCTGGGGACATTGGTACCCAGCAGGCACAGGCTGGGCCTTGAACTGCCTCATTCGTCACCGGAATGCATTTCACAGTTGGCCCCTTTGGACGCCCTGTAGGGGAGGAGCCTTCCTTCTTCCGGATGGCCCCAGGTGTTCCATGGCTTGTGGCTGCATTACTCTAGTCCCTGCCTATCTCTGTCTTCATGTGGCCTTCTTTCCTAGATCTCTTAAAtctccccctcccttctttcccagtTGTTggaattagggcccaccctaaatccaggatgatcccCTCTCAGGATCCTTGACTctattacatctgcaaagaccctatttccaagtaaggttaCATTCACAGTTAGCAGGGCTCAGGACCTGGACCAATCTTTTGGCCCATGGATGGACACAAGTCAACCCACTACAGCAACTCGCAGGCTTGAATACACCCACCAACAGCCCCCTTTGTGACCAAGTGGTGAAGAGCagatgtttcttcttctctccATCGTTTGCCAACTGGGTTAGTGGCCAGGGCCCTTaccagatggccagcaggcagtGCAGAAGCTGCCTGGGTCCTGTTGGTGCCAGCAGGCTGGCAAACAGCTGCTGGCCTCCCTTTGCCTGGTTCTGGGTGAGCCGGTGCAGCCGTGCCGGGCCTTGCGCTGGGGCTAGACCGGAGGAGGCGGACACTGCAACCCCGCTCCCTGCAGGACAAAGATTGGGCCTCACCATCCTGCAGCTGAGGCCACCGGGCAGAGGATGCAGCTGGGAACAGGGGCTGAGTGCATTTCCCAAAGGTGTGTGGAAAGAATGAATCAGCTTCATCCAGGTGCCCACTGCGTGCCCTCTCTCCAGGGACAGTCATGTGGCGTGGAGCGTGTATCACCTGTCCCACTGCCGGCCAAGCCGGCATGCAAGAGGAGGCAGCCTTTGCTCCGGAGCCCACCCAGTCCCCTTTCAGGGTCCCTTGCTCTTTAAGCTCTTCCACACCCAATCTTCCACTCCCTTCCTGCTGACACTTCCACTCTGCTCTTTCTTGATCCTGCTTTGTGCTAGCCCAggtgctaggtgctgggggcaCAATGACAAATAAGACATGGTACTTGCCATGTCTCGAGGACTTTTCTAGGACTTTAACTGCAGTGTGACATGGATGCCATCTTCTCAGAAGAACAGCACGCGTGGCCCCTAGTTATCTGCTCCACCTGACCCCTGGCCAAAGCAGTCTACCTTGCATTGGCTCCTTTCCCCATGTCCTGACCCTGGCTATTGAGGAATTGGCTAACCATCCCTGGAAAAGTTCTGATAAACTCAGCTGCAAtacaaatacttgtgttttagCGAAAGGACTTAGAAACGGCTGATGACTCAGGCAAAGGAAAGAATTGCTTATGTTAGAGCTTTCAGGAGTCTTTGTAGCCAGGGGCGGGAGCAGTGAGGAGGGTACGCCCAATCccacggggtgtgtgtgtgtgtgcacacacgtgtgcacgcTCAAAGATAATTTTCTGTGGGGCTCACTGCGGGAACACAATGGCATGGTGGCAAAGCTAGTTTTATTGGGCCACAGTAATGAGACTGGGATAAAAAGAGACTTTCTTGCCCAAATCATGAAAAAACCGGAAggttacagaaaataataaataaaacaagatgcCTCCATAGGCAAAAGGGTAGTCTctctacctcataccatatacaaacattaactcaaaatggatcgaTGACCTAAATAGAAGAGCTAGAGTAATAGCCTTAGGAGAAAAAAACTTAGGTGTAAAACATCGTGACCTTGTATTAGGCAATAGTTCCCTACATGTGacaccagaaacacaaggaaattggacatcataaaaattaaaaattttctgcattagggacttccctggctgtgcaatggttaagactccacgcttccactgccgggggcatgggttcgattcctggtcggggaactaggatcccgtaTGCCACACAGcgtgccaaaaaaaataataaaataaaataaaaataaataaaataaaaattttgcatcaaaggacactgttaagaaagtgaaaagacaacacggaatggaagaaaatatttgcaaactgtatctgataagggacttgtatctagaatatataaagaaccctggCAACCCaataataaatgacaaataacccagttaaaaACGGCAAAGCATCTCAAttaacatttctctaaagaagataaacaaatgaccaggaagcacatgaaaagatgctccacatcactagttcccagggaaatgcaagtcaaaaccacggGGAGCTACAACCTCACAACCAATAGGATGGTTGTGTCATCAAAATGACAAAAGCTGGCAAGAATGTAAAGAAATTGggacccttgtacactgctggcaggaatgtaaaatggtgcagctgctttggaaaatggtCTGGCGCTTCCTCAAACTGTTAAACGTAGAGTTACAGACAAGCCAGCCGTTCCGCTCCTACTTAcgtacccaaaagaaatgaaaatatatgtctacaCACGAACTTATGGatgaatgttcttagcagcattacTTGTAATAAACAAAAAAgcggaagcaacccaaatgtccatcagtggatgaatgtatGCATAAAATGTGGcacatccattcaatggaatattactcagccataaaaaggaataaagcactgatacaggctacaacacggatgaaccccaaaaacattatgctcagcgaaagaagccagtcacgaaaggccacatactgtatgattccatttatatgaaattccagaAGAGGCAACTccatagagagagaaagtaggTTAGCGGTTTCCAGGGGCTGGCGGGAGGTAGGGGGAGTGACTGCTGACAGGTATGAAATTTCTTTTTGTAGTGATGAAAGTGTCCTCACATTGATAGCAGTTgcagttgcacaactctgtgactatactaaaaacaaatgagTTGCAcagtttaaatgggtgaattgaatggtatataaatcatattttcaataaagtagttataaaaagcaaacaaaacacacacacagggcttccctggtggcgcggtggttgagagtctgcctgccgatgcaggggacgcgggtttgtgccctggtccgggaggatcccacatgccgcggagcggctgggcccgtgagccatggccgctgagcctgcgcgtccggagcctgtgctccgcaacgggagaggccacaacagtgagaggcccgcgtaccgcaaaacacacacacacacacacacacacacacacacacacacacaccagaatgcCTTGCCCTCTTCTGTTGAGCTGCAGAGCCAGTCTCATTACGCCAGGCTTGACTTAGCATGGGGCTAGGGTCCGGGGTCCAATGAGGTGGGATGGGAGTGTCAGGGTTAGTTCTTCCAAGAGCATTAACGAACAAACATTTTGGAATCAAATGATGGATGAGATCATGCAAACACAGGAGGCTGACTCAGGTGCCAAGCGAAGCATTCCAGAAGGGACAGCTAATTGAGGACCATGCCTTTCTCTCTGAAGTCCCCACACAGCTGGAGTAGGGACTAGAAAGGCACAGTGACCTCAAATGCCCCTACCTCAACTGGCCCTGGTAGCCAGCTCCTCCCAGGGCAGAATAGAGCACAGCCCATTTCTCCATAGGTAGATGACCAGGCGAGGACAAGAAATTTCTACCTTAGAGATTTTCACAAGTAAGATTAGATAATTTGAAAACATCCCTGCCTAAAGATAGAGAAACTGTTCCAAGTGTTCGATTGAGATAGCCTAGATACACTCTAGATAATTTGAAAACACTCTAGATAATTTGAAAACATCCCTGCCTAAAGATAGAGAAACTGTTCCAAGTGTTCGATTGAGATAGCCACTAAGTGAGTTGTCCATTCAGTTGAGAGCCTACCTACTAAAAATATCCAACAAGTATGTATTAAATACTTACCATGTGGGGGAAAAACTCACAGCAGAATTAtcacaatcaaaaattaaactaATGATTCTTGCTACCTTTGAGGAGATAAAAGACAAGATTGAGAATTGCGGCAAAGAACTTGAAactaatgagaaaaagaaagagccacATGGAAACTCTAGAAGTGGAAAATAAAACGAGTGAAATGAAGAACTCAGTGGATGAGTATGCCAGCATATTATACAGAgctgaagagaaaaatcagtgaattaGAAGATAAACCTGAAGAAAATATCCAGTAAGAAGCACGGAGAGACAAAAGAAGCAAAGGACAGAATAGAGGCGATACCTCTACAGAGGCGACACTGAGAAAGACCTGCTTGACACCTAGGCTCAGAAGTCATATTCCAGTGGTCAGCCCAGAGAAGGGATGGGTAAAAGGCTCTATCTTTGGTTGGGAGGAGACAAAAAGAATTTGCAGCCATGTCTAATCCATCAGAGATGCCACTTACAAAATGTCATTTGCCTCGGAGTAAATCTAACAGTAGATGTGTAAGACCTCTACATAGAGaacaaaatattattaagaaaaaaaaaatctaaatctatGGACGGTATGTTGGTTCTTGCCCTCTCAGAGGCAGATGCCAAGACAGGATTGGAGATACACGAGATCTgtaattataaaaggatataactcaggaacagccagatgggagAGAGGCATAGGGGAAAGTATGTGGGGAGGGCCTGGGAGCTTCCATGCTCTTTTGGGAAGGTGctaccctcccagcacctccatggGTTCACCAagccagaagctctccaaaccctatAGTTCAGGGGTTTTTAAGGAGGCTTCGTTACATTGATTGGCCATCAGTGATTAATCCAatctccagtccctctcccctccccagagttgGAGGTGTGCATACTGAAAGTGCCAACCCTCTAAGCAAGGTTGGTTCCCTAGCAACCAGCCTCCATCACGTGGTGGCGGGGCTCCCcgaaagtcacctcattaacatgaACTCTGTTATAACTCACAAAAGACACCTTTACGGTTCTTATcatttagga is a window encoding:
- the C1QTNF1 gene encoding complement C1q tumor necrosis factor-related protein 1 isoform X1, translating into MGLSLFWAPQDLSPGNLLQQLESSECLNGRISARCRSSEGQPQGFLSAGLSGKMGPRGLGLALACCLLLAFACGPVLGRVPRGQLEQQQQQGTREPPLDHAEREEEKHEKYSSRQEEEPPASRCFRCCDPGTPMYQAIPVPQINITILKGEKGDRGDRGVQGKYGKTGSVGARGHAGPKGQKGSMGAPGDRCKNHYAAFSVGRKKPLHSNDYYQTVIFDTEFVNLYGHFNMFTGKFYCYVPGIYFFSLNVHTWNQKETYLHIMKNGEEVVILYAQVSDRSIMQSQSLMLELQDQDEVWVRLFKGERENAIFSDEFDTYITFSGYLVKPATEP
- the C1QTNF1 gene encoding complement C1q tumor necrosis factor-related protein 1 isoform X2 encodes the protein MGLSLFWAPQDLSPGNLLQQLESSECLNGRISARCRSSEGQPQGFLSGLSGKMGPRGLGLALACCLLLAFACGPVLGRVPRGQLEQQQQQGTREPPLDHAEREEEKHEKYSSRQEEEPPASRCFRCCDPGTPMYQAIPVPQINITILKGEKGDRGDRGVQGKYGKTGSVGARGHAGPKGQKGSMGAPGDRCKNHYAAFSVGRKKPLHSNDYYQTVIFDTEFVNLYGHFNMFTGKFYCYVPGIYFFSLNVHTWNQKETYLHIMKNGEEVVILYAQVSDRSIMQSQSLMLELQDQDEVWVRLFKGERENAIFSDEFDTYITFSGYLVKPATEP
- the C1QTNF1 gene encoding complement C1q tumor necrosis factor-related protein 1 isoform X3 translates to MGPRGLGLALACCLLLAFACGPVLGRVPRGQLEQQQQQGTREPPLDHAEREEEKHEKYSSRQEEEPPASRCFRCCDPGTPMYQAIPVPQINITILKGEKGDRGDRGVQGKYGKTGSVGARGHAGPKGQKGSMGAPGDRCKNHYAAFSVGRKKPLHSNDYYQTVIFDTEFVNLYGHFNMFTGKFYCYVPGIYFFSLNVHTWNQKETYLHIMKNGEEVVILYAQVSDRSIMQSQSLMLELQDQDEVWVRLFKGERENAIFSDEFDTYITFSGYLVKPATEP